Below is a genomic region from Henckelia pumila isolate YLH828 chromosome 3, ASM3356847v2, whole genome shotgun sequence.
tacaacTCTCATATGGAAAACTATCAATGCCTGACCCGAGTCCAAAATGAGGTGcaagttccctatggagactgtcaatgacacCTTTCACGAGATGCAGTCCAGTGAAAAGTATGCATGTACTAAAGAAGTAAAGCATggaaaacacatagcacataaaaatgcaacatataagcatatatatcatgacggctatctcggtcagtacttacgtacctctaagacTGCAGGAAAATCCTAGCACCACTAGTCTAGATCCCACGCCTACAAGTCCACTATACtgcgtctacaatgcaaatacccatgcatcattatttaagctctaaaagccttaactaagctattccatactcctaaatatttttaagaatccaaagctatacctgcgtccgttgtcaaCCCTTTGCTgtcaattgcctcaaaacataGGCACAGCTCCACTACGATGCCGGGATCTCCATGATGCTTTCGTAtttccaataggatgcctagaactccctagatctaacTAGAAATCTTAGAAGCTATAGAGAAGAGAGGAACTTGGTGCACTCCAAATGaggcctcggcacccctatttacaGACGGAGATCGGATCGTCTGATCGCaaacggagcatccgatcgcaaacggagcgtccgattgcCTACCGAATCATCCGATGTCCCATCCATGATGCAAGAAATAACGTCACCTTGCTGAGGGTTATAATGACGTAAGACCTAGCCATATCAGAGTGTCCGATCTTGTCGACGGAACGTCCGATTgcatcggagcatccgatcttcCTATTGGATCTTCTGATAGGTCTTATGATTAATTAATCAactaattatgattaatccacTAATCACTTTATTTGTTTaggggtcactacattctccctcacttaagaaatttcgtcctcaaaattgaAGTCTGAGGAAAATATAAAAGTAAGaacaaatgttctttattacaactgaacatttCAAAGTACAAATATTTACAAAGAAAggttcaaaactcaaaacaacTTTGGATGCTCAGCTCGCATCCGGCTATCTagctcccaagtcgcttcctctgATCCCCTACGCTTCCACTGCACCATCCCCAATGGTATGCATTTGTTGCGAAGTACCtggtccttcctgtcaagaatcatGAGAGGTCTTTCAACATAGGACAGATCCTGGTCCAATTGCACCTCAGACAGATGCAATATGTGTGACTCGTCTGCCATGTACTGTCTCAACAGGGATAAgtggaacacatcatgaatgTCGAAAAGATAAGGTGGCAAAGCTAGACGATAATCCACGTCTTCAACTTTCTCAAGAATCTGAACGGATCGATAAACCTCGGCGACAACTTGActttgagaccaaatctcatcaccttccggaaaggtgacactcgcacGAACACAtgctctcctacctcaaaatgcaatggtctgcggtgagtgttaGAATAGCTTGCCTATTGATCTTGAGCTGCCATAATCCTACGATGGATCAACTCCACTGCATCGATCATTTGCTAAATCATCTATGGACCTTCGACTTGACGTTCGCCAAattcgtcccaaaacaaaggtgtacgacaacggcgtccatatagagcctcaaatggtgccatgccaatgctgcgatggtagCTATTATTGTAAGAAAACTCCACCAATGCCAAATGATCGTGCTACGCTGGTCCAAAATCCATGAATTTAGATCGAAGCACATCCTCAAGAGTATGGATAGTACGCTCTGTATGTCCGttagtctctggatgataagctgtactcagactCAGTGTAGTATCAAGAGCTCTctggaagctaccccaaaacctagaggtaaacctcggatctcggtcactGATGATGCTCAATGGAATCCCATGAAGACGAACAACCTCTTTCACATATAGACGTGCCATCCGATCAAAAGTAAAGTCTCGATTATACGACaagaaatgcgctgactttgaCAGTCGATCAACAaccacccaaacagcatcacaattcctgaaAGTCATAGGCAATTGGGTGACAAattccatcgtcacatgctcccacttccactcagaaATCTTTAAACTCTGGAGCAATCCACGAGGTCATCGgaattctgccttgacctactgatatACAAGGAATCGAGACACGAATTGATAAATGCTGCGCTTCATTCTTTTCTACCAAAATCTCAtacgtagatccttatacatcttcatgctgcccgGATGAACAAAGAATCTACTACGGTGAGACTGTGTCAGAATCTCCTCCCTCAGTGTGGAATCATCAGGAACCACCACACGTCTgaaaagacacaacagaccatcattctacaaatgaaaaccagaagtcTTTCCATCCTGAGCCAATTGGGCTAACTTTTGCGTCTTCCGATCAACGGTCTGAGGCTCACGTATACGAGTATACAAGGCTGTTTTGGCAAGTACAAAAGAAATGCTAACTCTCTGTTTTTCGTTATTGTGTCAAAAAatgaaacccaaggaacaacactcctctaccACTCGTGCAACCGATCGGGTACGAAGGGAACCCACATACACCTTGCGGCTAAGAGCATCCACACTGAattggatggtacttgatctcgcaaTCGTAGTCCTTCAGCAGATCCATCCATCTttgctgcctcatgttcaactcaacccaagtgaacaaatacttcaagctcttatggtcagtgaagatctcaaatctttcAACGTACAATTAATTGcgccatatcttaagatcaAAACAATGACTGCAAtttctaaatcatgtacgggataaatTCTACTCAAGAGTCTTCAATTTCAtagaggcataggcaatcacatgtgCTCTCTGCGTCAACATGCATCCCAAACCCTAGAGAGAAGCGTCGGTGTGGACTACATAACCACCCGATCCAGACGGTAGAGCATTGGAGCTATAGTGAGACGGCGATGCAACTCATGAAAACTCTCCTCGCACTCTGACGTCCAAACGAAAGGCACATATTTCTTCATCAACTGTGTCAAAGGCTTATAAATCTGAGAAAAGTTCTCCACAAATCTACGGTAGTAGCCTGCCATCCCAAGAAAACTACAAATCTCtgcaactgtcgtcggatgcGACCAGTTCAGAATGGCTTCCGTCTTACCAGGATCAACTGATACAACATCCcgtgaaatcacatgaccaaggaaaacaactcggtcaatccagaagtcacacttactcgcCTTCGCATACAACTGCCTCTCTCTCAGTATCTGCAATATAGTATGGAGATGGAAAGCATGCTCGACAACACTGTGAGAGTACaccagaatatcatcgatgaacactacaaTGAACTTATCTAGAAAGTCACGGAATAcactgttcatcaaatccatcaAGATAGCTGGTGCATTTttcaatccaaacggcatcaccaagaactcgtagtgaccaTACCGTGTGTGAAATGCTGTCTTGGAGATATCCTCCTCTCTAACCCGCAAATGCTGATATCCCGAccgcagatcaatcttagaataaacAAAAgtaccctgtagctgatcaaacagatcatctatccgtGGAAGAGGATAATTTTTCTTCAGAGTCACCTAGTTAAGCTGTCAATAGTCTATACACAGACGCATCGACCTATCCTTCTACTTGACAAATAAGACTAGGGATCCCCATGgcaaaacactaggtcgaatgtagctcttatcaagaagatcctccAGATGCTTCTGCAACTCTTGCATCTCTGAAGGTGCTAATTGATACGGAGCTCTGGAAATCAAAATCGTTCGTGGCACTAACTCAAttccaaactcgatctccctaACTGATggtaaacctggaatctcctcccgAAACACATCGAGAAACTCATGGACTATGGGTATCTCCTGGATGTCTGGTCCCTCCAAGGATACATCGATGGCGtaaataaggtagccttccccaccagacTCTAAAGAACGCCGGGCTTTCAGAGCATAAACCACTGGAATTGGGGGTcgcactccctcaccatagaaataccatgcctcgccatcctcaggacaaaactgaacgaacctctgatagcaatccactatcgctctgTAGGTAGTCAGgagatcaatcccaataatacatTCGAAGTCATCCATAGTTAGGATCATTAGGTTAGCAATAAGCTGATACCCCTCAAAGTCCAAAGTGCAACCaaccactagacgcttagctaaaACCTCATTACCCATCGGAGTGGACACCACTAgaaacacgtctaaaggaacaTAGGGTAGTCTATACTTCTTAGAAAACTATGCCAAAATAAACGAATGAGACGCACCAATATCAATCAAAGCATATGCAGAAAAACCACACAAACTAcaggtacctgcaatcatccgattgCTGTCAGTCTTCGCCTGTTCCTGGTTCAGAGCAAAGACTTTCCCTTAAACATGTGGCTGTAGAGAAGAATGACCACATGAAGAAGTATGAGAATGCTGCCGTTGCGAATGCTGACTGTTGGAGTGGTTGCTAAGAGGGCTGCCGCTGATACTGCGGCTGCTGCTGCTGGATAGATTCCTAAGAACCCACGGAACCACTCACTGCTCCCATCAGATTAGGGCAATCTCTCTTCATATGTCCCTCCTATCCACACTGAAAACATGCACTAGTTATACGTGGACACTGACCCGCAGGATGTCTCCGCCTACACTACTGGCAACGGCTCATCTTCTGACCATGAAACGCTGCACTCTACCATatccggaagaagaagaagaagaactgTCTCCATGCTTCTTGAATGACTGGGATTTCGGACCCAAAGTACTAGTCGGTCTGGATGAAGAAGAAACCATGGACCTATTCATCCGCAAACTGTCCTATGGCTGGACAACGGTCCACTAAACCCTCATAGGTCATGTCTCTCCAAATAGCCACCATCTGATGTAACTCAGGGTtcagaccctgaaggaaatgatcatacTTGGCCACAGAACTATAAAAAATATGCGGAAAATAAGGTAGAAgatcgaagaacttctgctggtactcctcgatagACATCATCCCCTGCCGTAGTCCAAGCAACTCACTAGCCTTCACTTGACGAAGGGCTGGAGAAAAATACAACCTCTCGAAATTAGTAtggaactcggcccaagtagcTACTACCCTTGCTGCTATAAAAGGTGCCGAAGTAGATCTCCCCTACTTCCTCACTCGACCCTCTAGCAAAaaaccaagagtctccatcttctcCTCATCAGTGCAACGGAACTCTCTGAAACAGTGCTCCATCCTCTCTAGCCAGTCCTCAGCAACCTCTGGTGTCTTGCCACCTGCTAATGGATTAGGGCTTACCTACATAAATCTATGCATTCTAACTCTCCTCCGCTCCTCGTGGTGTCCACGACTATGTCTACGATCATCTCTGTCGCCCCAACGACCACCGCCTCCACTGTCGTGGCTCTCGTCGTAGTCTGCCATCTGtcaaa
It encodes:
- the LOC140889314 gene encoding uncharacterized protein, with protein sequence MGNEVLAKRLVVGCTLDFEGYQLIANLMILTMDDFELVYALKARRSLESGGEGYLIYAIDVSLEGPDIQEIPIVHEFLDVFREEIPGLPSVREIEFGIELVPRTILISRAPYQLAPSEMQELQKHLEDLLDKSYIRPSVTLKKNYPLPRIDDLFDQLQGTFVYSKIDLRSGYQHLRVREEDISKTAFHTRYGHYEFLVMPFGLKNAPAILMDLMNSVFRDFLDKFIVVFIDDILVYSHSVVEHAFHLHTILQILRERQLYAKAIDPGKTEAILNWSHPTTVAEICSFLGMAGYYRRFVENFSQIYKPLTQLMKKYVPFVWTSERVVVPDDSTLREEILTQSHRSRFFVHPGSMKMNCDAVWVVVDRLSKSAHFLSYNRDFTFDRMARLYVKEVVRLHGIPLSIISDRDPRRACVRASVTFPEGDEIWSQSQVVAEVYRSVQILEKVEDVDYRLALPPYLFDIHDVFHLSLLRQYMADESHILHLSEVQLDQDLSYVERPLMILDRKDQTQYSGLVGVGSRLVVLGFSCSLRDNENIDTFIDEYVGGHEEEPQVGPVDDA